Proteins found in one Diorhabda sublineata isolate icDioSubl1.1 chromosome 9, icDioSubl1.1, whole genome shotgun sequence genomic segment:
- the LOC130448669 gene encoding PR domain zinc finger protein 5-like: protein MSDSLEELRESCNSRDDKVKPHEYHGLESQSGELDFNTKAITHLEPLIEFVYDESESGQYNDKEYTQVYIQQFDVPNSIQDVSGVPTNEDNSTLIQPLMPFYLTTSDITEMDDNEDKNEIETIILQVDKEDEDSEVKRDLMSEEERDWRLQFLLCSPKKDSALDKFTCDVCSQSYGCFNCLKSHYETMHLGYNYVSQYRCKNSKFTTKGLCCPVCELFFENRNDMIDHYITHAVACDICGSGFDRQKHLTEHRRKVHNKGDFDVLYDCEICRVSHQYPSGLTKHYQKVHKLILCIECKSNFTSVEDLQEHENTHRQKIDVLPYACSKCDRAFAQISEIAVHIRMDHTRKRKVEKKIEKCVKSVFVIGPVNESINLGKRKVIRVKRH, encoded by the exons ATGTCTGACTCCTTGGAGGAACTTAGAGAAAGTTGTAATAGTAGAG aTGATAAGGTTAAACCCCATGAATATCATGGTCTAGAAAGTCAAAGTGGTGAATTGGATTTCAACACCAAGGCCATTACTCACTTAGAACCActcattgaatttgtttatgaTGAATCAGAAAGTGGTCAATATAACGATAAGGAATATACTCAGGTTTACATTCAACAATTTGATGTGCCGAATAGTATTCAAGATGTATCGGGAGTTCCAACAAATGAAGATAATTCAACTTTGATACAGCCATTAATGCCATTCTATCTTACCACTTCTGACATAACTGAAATGGATGATaatgaagataaaaatgaaatt gAAACAATAATTCTTCAAGTAGACAAAGAAGATGAAGACTCAGAAGTAAAAAGAGATCTTATGTCAGAAGAGGAAAGAGATTGGAGGTTACAGTTTCTTCTTTGTTCGCCCAAAAAAGACTCTGCATTAGATAAATTCACATGTGATGTGTGTTCTCAAAGTTATGgttgttttaattgtttaaaatctCATTACGAAACCATGCATCTGGGTTATAATTATGTATCCCAATATAGATGTAAAAATTCCAAGTTTACAACTAAGGGTCTGTGTTGTCCGGTTTGCgaacttttctttgaaaacagaAATGATATGATAGATCATTATATTACTCATGCAGTGGCTTGTGATATTTGTGGTTCTGGATTTGACAGACAAAAACATCTAACGGAGCACCGTAGGAAAGTGCACAATAAAGGAGATTTTGATGTATTGTACGATTGTGAAATATGTAGAGTTAGCCATCAGTATCCAAGTGGTTTGACCAAACATTACCAG AAAGTCCATAAACTTATTTTATGTATAGAATGCAAATCAAACTTCACATCAGTGGAGGATCTACAAGAACACGAAAATACTCATAGACAGAAAATAGATGTGTTACCATATGCCTGTAGTAAATGTGACAGAGCATTTGCTCAAATTTCAGAAATTGCTGTTCATATAAGGATGGATCATACTCGTAAGAGGAAAgtagaaaagaaaattgaaaagtgCGTTAAATCTGTGTTTGTAATTGGCCCAGTTAATGAAAGTATAAATTTGGGGAAACGAAAAGTTATTAGAGTGAAAAgacattaa
- the LOC130448670 gene encoding U6 snRNA-associated Sm-like protein LSm5, which translates to MSTMPVTTSTLLPLELVDKCIGSRIHIIMKNDKEIVGTLLGFDDFVNMLLDDVTEYENTPEGRRITKLDEILLNGNNITMLVPGGDMPE; encoded by the exons ATGAGTACTATGCCGGTTACAACTTCAACACTGTTACCATTAG AATTGGTTGACAAATGTATAGGATCAAGAATtcatataattatgaaaaatgacAAAGAAATCGTTGGAACTCTATTAGGATTTGATGATTTTGTTAATATGTTATTAGATGATGTTACAGAGTATGAAAATACACCGGAGGGAAGGCGAATAACGAAACTTGATGAAATATTACTTAACGGAAATAACATTACTATG CTTGTACCAGGTGGAGATATGCCAGAGTAA